The sequence below is a genomic window from Synechococcus sp. PCC 7335.
CAACTCGTTCGACTTTTTGGTTGCGGCATAGAGTGAGACGGGATGGTCGACTCGGTCGTCTGTGGCAAAGGGGACTTTCTTGTTCTTGCCATAGACGGAGCTAGAGGAAGCAAAGACTAAATGACCCACCTTACTCTGACGACAGCCTTCTAAGATATTGACAAAGCCCAACAGGTTGCTATCCGCGTATGCAAGTGGATTTTGTAAGGAGTAACGCACGCCTGCTTGGGCCGCTAAATGCACCACACACTCAAACGAATGCTGTCCAAAAAGATCGCTCATAGCCGTGCGATCGCTAATGTCTATCTGTCCAAAGCTGAAGTTTGAAAACGGCTTAAGCTGAGCTAGTCTGCCCTCTTTCAAAGAGACGTCGTAATAATCATTCATGACATCTATGCCGTAGACTGACTTGCCTGCCTCTAAAAGCCTTAGTGATAGGTAGAACCCAATGAACCCGGCAGCGCCAGTTACAAGAATCGCCATGTTGAGAAGATAGTAAAGGTCGGACTCTGATTAAACATTGTGACGTGACTCTACGAAAACGGTAGTCAAGTCTTTGTGAAGCAGTTAAACCCTCGTCATATCAAAGCAGATTGAGTTTTAGCCGCTTTCGTCACCGCAAGCGCAAGGCTTCGTCATCAGTGATACGATTGCCAAAGCACAAAATGAGAAAACTTAAAGAGAGTATAAGGACGCATCAATGCAGGAAATTGATAAGTCGATTTCAATCGACGGCCGAGACATTCAGCTAAAAGCGGGACTGTTTGCTCCGCAAGCGGGAGGCTCGGTGCTGATAAGTTCTGGCGATACGGCTGTATTGGTTACAGCTACACGCTCTAGCGGTAGAGAAGGGATTGACTTCCTGCCTTTGCTAGTAGATTACGAGGAACGACTATACGCCGCAGGTCGCATTCCCGGTGGATTTTTGCGTAGAGAGGGCCGCCCTCCTGAGCGAGCAACATTAACCAGTCGCCTGATTGACAGGCCCATGCGACCCTTATTCCCCCAGTGGATTCGTGATGACATTCAAATTGTCGCAACCACCCTTTCGATGGATGAGGATGTCCCCCCTGATGTCTTAGCAGCGACTGGCGCGTCAATTGCTGTTTTGCTAGCTGAGATCCCCTTTAATGGTCCGATGGCGACCGTGCGCGTAGGGTTAGTTGGAGACGACTTCATTATCAACCCTACCTATCAAGAGATTGAAAATGGAGAACTCGATCTAATCGTTGCCGGCTCACCTGATGGCGTGATTATGGTTGAGGCCGGCGCCAACCAGCTACCTGAACAGGATGTAATTGAGGCGATCGACTTTGGCTACGAAGTGGTTCGCGATCTAATTCAAGCGCAGCTGGATTTGGTAGAAGAGCTGGGACTGGAAAGGCCTACTGAACCCGCGCCTGTAGCCGATCCTAGTTTAGAAGCGTTTCTCAGTGATCGCGCGACAGCCGATATTAAAGAAGTCCTCAAGCAGTTCGATCAGTCCAAATCTGAACGAGATAGCAAACTAGATGCTATCAAAGCGACCATCGCCGAAGAAATTGCAGCTAAAGATGAGGACGATGCTGTTCGTATAGCAATTGATAGCAACAGCAAGGCGCTAGGTAAGTCATTCAAAAGTTTGACTAAAAAGCTAATGCGATCGCAGATCTTAGAAGAAGGCGTTCGAGTAGATGGTCGCAAGCTGGATGAAATTCGTAAAATCACCTGTCGAACAGGCGTACTGCCTACTCGTGTACACGGCACGGGTCTTTTCCGTAGAGGACTCACTCAGGTGCTGTCGGTTACGACCTTAGGGACACCAGGCGATGCTCAGATGATGGACGATCTTCATCCCGGCGAAGAAAAGAGATACTTACACCACTACAACTTTCCCCCTTATTCGGTTGGGGAAACTCGGCCAATGCGATCGCCAGGTCGTCGTGAAGTGGGGCATGGCGCTTTAGCCGAGCGCGCTCTCATACCGGTACTTCCCTCACAAGAAGACTTCCCCTACGTTATCCGGGTCGTTTCTGAATGTCTCTCTTCTAACGGGTCTACCTCGATGGGCTCGGTGTGTGGTTCGACCCTATCGTTGATGGATGCAGGTGTACCTATCATGCAGCCTGTTAGCGGCGCGGCTATGGGTCTGATTCGAGAAGGCGATGAAGTCCGTATCCTTTCTGATATTCAAGGGATTGAAGACTTCCTAGGCGATATGGACTTCAAGGTAGCGGGGACTGAAAGCGGTATCACTGCTTTACAGCTAGATATGAAAATTACTGGCCTGCCGATGGAAGTGATCGGTGAAGCGATCAACCAAGCGCGTCCTGCCCGGCTGCATATTCTCGAAAAAATGTTAGGGGAACTAGATAAGCCTCGCACTGAAGTTTCTCCCTATGCACCTCGTCTGTTAACCATGCAAGTCAAACCTGATCAGATTGGCATGGTGATTGGCCCTGGCGGTAAGCAAATTAAGGCAATCACGGAAGCAACGGGCGCTAAAGTAGACATCGAAGACGATGGTACAGTGACTATCTCTGCGGTCGACTCAGATAAAGCCAAGCAGGCTCAGAAGATGATCGAAGGTATCACCCATGTACCAGAAGCGGGTAACGTCTACATGGGCAAAGTGACTCGCGTGATTCCGATTGGTGCCTTTGTTGAGATCATGCCAGGTAAAGAAGGCATGATTCATATCTCTCAGCTTGCCGACTATCGGGTGAACAAGGTAGAAGATGAGGTCGACGTGGATGACGAAGTTTTAGTCAAAGTTCGTGAGATTGACAACCGTGGCCGCGTGAATCTAACTCGACTAGGCATTCATCCTGATGAGGCAGAAAAGGCTAAGGCAGCAGCAGGCGTTGCCTGATGACGAGTAAGAAGTGATCAGCAAGGAATGATGAATAACGGAATTGAAATTTGCTCTGACTACTTCATCATTCCGCGCTCATCCTTCATACTTGATTGCCGGAGGCAATCATTTACCTGTACGATCTAGGGTGCTATGCCTATAGAAGAATATCCGTGCGAAAAGTTGTAATTGCTGGTAATTGGAAGATGCACAAAACTCAGGCAGACGCGTCTGCGTTTGTGCAGCAGTTGATGCCTCAGCTAGAAAGTGTTCCTGAGGAAAGAGAAATTGTGCTCTGCGCTCCATTTACTACGCTAGGTCTATTAGTCGATAAGCTACAGAGCAGTCGGGTGCAGGTCGGCGCTCAAAACGTGCATTGGGAAAGAGAAGGTGCCTACACGGGTGAAGTCTCGGGTGTCATGCTAAAAGAACTAGGCGTGCGCTACGTAGTGGTGGGCCATAGTGAGCGTAGGCAATACTTCGGAGAGACGGATGAAACGGTGAACGCCAGACTAAAGGCGGCTCAGCTCCATGGTCTAACGCCAATTTTGTGTGTAGGTGAAACTAAGCAGCAGCGCGATGCCGATCAGACTGAATCTGTGATTACTGGCCAAATTAAAAAAGCGTTAGTCGATATTAACCAGTTTAATTTGGTAATTGCCTATGAACCAATCTGGGCAATTGGTACAGGAGACACCTGTGCGGCCGATGAAGCGGATGCTGTCATTGGTAAAATTCGTGCACTCTTAGACAATAAGGAAGTATCTATTCAGTATGGTGGTTCGGTCAAGCCTGAGAATGTAGACGAGATTATGGCACAAAGCGAGATCGATGGTGCGCTAGTAGGTGGGGCAAGTCTGACGCCAGACAGTTTCGCGCGGCTAGCAAACTATCAAGATCAGTAATCATCCAGGCTGAAGTAATCTCAGTAGTGGTAGTCCTAGTAATCTGTGAGACTTAGTAATCTACGAGAGTGGGTGCCTTTTGCGCTTAGGCATTAGCAAGGGTTGCCTGGTTAAAATTGATTATCCATTCGGTGTTAGCTCAAGTTTGGCATCGACTGCTGCTTTGGGGATGAGGTCGCTATGGTTAATGGTGTTATGGTGACCGTTGATATAGGTGCGGTTGCGGCCTTGTTGCTTAGCGTAGTAGAGCGCGATATCCGATGCCTGAAGCAGCACCTGGGGTGTGCTATCGGGGCCTGGAATGATAGTCGCAATGCCGAGGGTAACGCTCAGGTAGGGCTCGTTGCTGCTAGCTGCGTGAGCGATCTGCAGCCCACGTATACTTGAGTGAATGTTTTGGGCTACGCGCCAAGCGCCATGAGTATCTGTGTTCGGTAAAATAATGGCGAACTCTTCTCCGCCATAGCGAGCAACTAAATCAGCGGAGCGTTGGGAAACTTGCAGAAGTGCCCTAGCGATATGGATCAGGCAGCGATCGCCTGCTGGATGGCCAAAGGTATCGTTGTAGAGTTTGAACTGATCTATATCACACAAAATTAAAGAGAGTGGCTGCTGGTCTCTAGCGAGCCGCTGCCATTCATCTTCAATATATTCATCAAATCGTCGACGGTTCGCGATGCTAGTGAGCCCGTCAGAGAGTGCTAGCTTTTGAAGTGCCTGGTTATTGGTAATGAGCGCTTGGTGTTGGATGCTATGTGCGATCGCTGAAGCTAGCTCAGTAGCAATGCTTTGAGTATCTGTAACGGCAGATGCGGACCAGGTCTGGTCGTTTGCCAGTGCCAGCGCCAGGATGCCCCAATACTGCGAAGCACCACATTGTGAAGGAGACTGCGATAGGCGACTAGTCGCAGAAGGTACTAGCGCGTTTTGGACAGGGATTA
It includes:
- a CDS encoding polyribonucleotide nucleotidyltransferase → MQEIDKSISIDGRDIQLKAGLFAPQAGGSVLISSGDTAVLVTATRSSGREGIDFLPLLVDYEERLYAAGRIPGGFLRREGRPPERATLTSRLIDRPMRPLFPQWIRDDIQIVATTLSMDEDVPPDVLAATGASIAVLLAEIPFNGPMATVRVGLVGDDFIINPTYQEIENGELDLIVAGSPDGVIMVEAGANQLPEQDVIEAIDFGYEVVRDLIQAQLDLVEELGLERPTEPAPVADPSLEAFLSDRATADIKEVLKQFDQSKSERDSKLDAIKATIAEEIAAKDEDDAVRIAIDSNSKALGKSFKSLTKKLMRSQILEEGVRVDGRKLDEIRKITCRTGVLPTRVHGTGLFRRGLTQVLSVTTLGTPGDAQMMDDLHPGEEKRYLHHYNFPPYSVGETRPMRSPGRREVGHGALAERALIPVLPSQEDFPYVIRVVSECLSSNGSTSMGSVCGSTLSLMDAGVPIMQPVSGAAMGLIREGDEVRILSDIQGIEDFLGDMDFKVAGTESGITALQLDMKITGLPMEVIGEAINQARPARLHILEKMLGELDKPRTEVSPYAPRLLTMQVKPDQIGMVIGPGGKQIKAITEATGAKVDIEDDGTVTISAVDSDKAKQAQKMIEGITHVPEAGNVYMGKVTRVIPIGAFVEIMPGKEGMIHISQLADYRVNKVEDEVDVDDEVLVKVREIDNRGRVNLTRLGIHPDEAEKAKAAAGVA
- the tpiA gene encoding triose-phosphate isomerase, producing MRKVVIAGNWKMHKTQADASAFVQQLMPQLESVPEEREIVLCAPFTTLGLLVDKLQSSRVQVGAQNVHWEREGAYTGEVSGVMLKELGVRYVVVGHSERRQYFGETDETVNARLKAAQLHGLTPILCVGETKQQRDADQTESVITGQIKKALVDINQFNLVIAYEPIWAIGTGDTCAADEADAVIGKIRALLDNKEVSIQYGGSVKPENVDEIMAQSEIDGALVGGASLTPDSFARLANYQDQ
- a CDS encoding diguanylate cyclase domain-containing protein — protein: MLTYVTEGINPHTLQQVPQSNQFALRDLQPQRLVQQQRLREVERKIRRTLDLKTVLGTTVVEIARLFGASQVVLIQPDRTHTTYQQVSRYCQNQSLSWQLPFTFCHADFPSLLEQLWQGQPIDLSLALSQTNESVDEFRQSYCSLKQDIQRWQARWLGNWLLIPVQNALVPSATSRLSQSPSQCGASQYWGILALALANDQTWSASAVTDTQSIATELASAIAHSIQHQALITNNQALQKLALSDGLTSIANRRRFDEYIEDEWQRLARDQQPLSLILCDIDQFKLYNDTFGHPAGDRCLIHIARALLQVSQRSADLVARYGGEEFAIILPNTDTHGAWRVAQNIHSSIRGLQIAHAASSNEPYLSVTLGIATIIPGPDSTPQVLLQASDIALYYAKQQGRNRTYINGHHNTINHSDLIPKAAVDAKLELTPNG